A segment of the Pseudomonas serboccidentalis genome:
ACGCAACCGGCGATCGGGAAGCAATGGTTCTGCGGGGTCAGGGAAAACTCCGGGGTGGCGAACACGTTCCACACCACGTACGGCCGGCCAATGTCGGCGTACAGGCGATAGCTTTGGTTGTCCGGCAGGTGCAGCTGTTCGCTGGCGAAGGCCCGGGCTTTTTGCGACTGAGTCAGATGAGCGCGCAGCGAAGCGTCGTGGCTGGGGTCGGCGATCACCTTGGTCACTGGCTCGCGCGCCCGCAACAACTGCAACTGGCCGCTGGCCAACTGACTGTAATAGCTGACGCTGGCGCAACCGTTGAGCAACAAAAACATCACCCCCGGAAACAAAATCCGAAAAACGCGATCAAGTAACCCATGGCTTGGAAGCGGCCTGCTCAAAATAAAAATCCTTTGGAAAGTCTGCCCGCAAGACTATCCCGCCATTTGGAGCTTCGCTATGCGCATGTTGTTGCTGACAGGAGGCCTGCTGACACTGGCCGGTTGTGCCGGATTCGGAATGCCCGACCCTGACCCCTCGCAAGCCTGGATCGATCTCGATGCCCGGCAACAGGACACGGCGCTGCAAGCGCTGCAAGTGGATAGCCGAACCACGGTCGACAAACGTTATTTCGAGGTGCAGCCCGGCAGTCATGAGCTGAAGGTGCGTTATCAGTTTCCGGTCGAAGCCACCAACATTGGCCCCGACGCCGAGCCACTGTGGCGCGACTGCCAGTTGAATGTGAAATTCAAGGACTTCAACGCCGGTCAGCGCTATCAGCTGCAGGCCGGCAGCATCGGTTTCCGGCCATGGGCGAAGCTCTACGACGAGCAGCGCAAGGTTGTCGGCCAAGGCACACCGGCAGGCTGCCAGCGCACTTGATCGGCGCTATGCTGGAGATCTGAATCCTTGGACGTCCATCATGCGCAAGTTGATGCTGTTGCTCGCGGTCGGCGTAATCGCCGGCTGCCAGACCCCGCTGCCCCCGGTCGATCCGAACATGGCCTGGGTCGATTTCTCGACCCCGACCCCGGGTGGCGAACTGCTCATGGCCGAGCGCCTGGATAACGTTCGCCTGACTGATGGCAGGTTTTTCCAGGTCACACCCGGCAGCCATGAGCTGCGGGTGCGTTTTGACTTTGAAGTATTTGGCGGCGGCGGCAGCCTGATGACCGGCCCGGTCGAACGTCTGTGCTATCTGTACATCCGCTACGACCATTTCGAAGCCGGCCAGCGTTACCTGCTGGAAGGGCGTTCGCTGGGCTTCACGCCGAGTGCCCGGTTGTACAACGCCAAACGCGAGATCGTCGCCGAGGATCGTGACATGGTCTGCCTTACCTGAGGTGAATCAGTTGCTGTTCTTCTGATAAATGATCGCTTTGGTGCCGTTGTCGCAAGTGCCGACGACCATGGCCACGTCGTGTTTCTCGGCCTCTTCCTTGCTGACGATTTCCAGCGTGTAGGAGGGCACGGCGTTAGCCTGGATCTTGACCTCGATCTCGTTTTTCAATTCTTCACAGTCTTTCGGTGCGGCAAGAACCGTTGTGGCCAGTGCACTGCAGAGAATCGCCAAGCCAATACGTTTCATATTTGAAGCTCCCTGGTGCAGCGCGCACGGGTGTGCGCTGAAGCTGCTGTCACTTATTCGACCATATTTTTGCAGAGTGGGTTCTGACTTCGCTCACATCTTCAGGCACTGCGGTGATTTCAGGATCGCTTTCGCCAGCAGGCTCGCTCTCACATTGGACGTGTTCACAACACAATCCCCTGAGGGAGCGAGCCTGCTCGCGAATGGGTCAGTCAGCGCCGACTTAGCTGACCAGCGAAGCCTCAAGGGTAATCTTCGCATTCAACACCTTGGACACCGGGCACCCTTCCTTGGCCTTGGTGCTCAGTTCTTCAAACTGCGCCTGCGTCGCCCCCGGGATCTTCGCCTTGAGAATCAGTTTGACCGCAGTGATGGCAAAACCGCCGTCCACCTGGTCCAGCGTGACCTCTGCCTGAGTGTCGATGCTGTCAGCCTTAAGGCCTGCATCGCCGAGAATCATCGAAAACGCCATGGAAAAACAGCCGGCATGGGCGGCGCCGATCAGTTCTTCCGGGTTGGTGCCCTTGCCGCCTTCGAAGCGGGCCTTGAAGCCGTAAGGCGCTTCTCTGAGGACGCCGGTTTCGGTAGAGATCGAGCCAATGCCGGTTTTCAGATCGCCTGCCCAATGCGCGGATGCTTTCTTCACGATAGCCATGTTTGCCTCCTCAAGATCTGGCGCGGAACGCCGCGCCGTCGTGGTTTTGCTTGCAAGGCTTCTGAGGATAGACGCCGGAACAAAGTTCAGCCCAGGTGAATCGTTGACTTTTTTAGTAGGATTTTTCCCTCAGCTATTGAAACTCGGGTATATGCCCTCATTGCACAGAACACGCTTATGAATTCGGCAGGTTTTCGTTCGCAAGAAAAACCTGCCTCCTCACTCGGAGACGCAGGTTTATGAAGCAACTGTCCGACGTAAAGTTTTCCACCCTCGATCTGGTGCCCGTGCGCGAGAACGGCAGCCCGGCGCAATCGCTGCGCAACTCGCTGGACCTGGCGCAGCATGTCGAGAAGTTCGGCTACACCCGATTCTGGGTCGCCGAGCACCACAACATGGACGGCATCGCCAGTTCCGCCACCTCGGTGTTGCTGGGGTATCTGGCCGGCGGCACCTCGACGATTCGTGTCGGCTCCGGCGGGGTGATGCTGCCCAACCATGCGCCGCTGGTGATCGCCGAGCAGTTCGGCACCCTTGAGAGCCTGTATCCGGGGCGCATCGACCTCGGGCTGGGCCGTGCGCCGGGTTCCGACCAGATGACCGCCCGCGCCCTGCGCCGCGAGCGCTCCGGCAGTGCCGATGATTTCCCGGAAGATGTTGCCGAACTGGCGCGTTTCCTCGGCCCGCGCACCCCGGATCAACGGGTGATCGCCATGCCCGGCACCGGCACCAATGTGCCGATCTGGTTGCTCGGCTCCAGCCTGTTCAGTGCGCAACTGGCCGGTGAGCGCGGTTTGCCCTACGCCTTCGCCTCGCACTTCGCCCCGCGCTTCATGCACGAGGCGATCCGCGTCTATCGCAACCACTTCAAGCCCTCGGCGGTGCTCGACAAGCCGTACGTGATGCTCGGTGTGCCACTGGTGGCGGCGGATACCGATGAGCAGGCCGACTACCTGGCGACCTCGGTGTATCAGCGCATTCTCGCGTTGATGCGTGGGCAGAGTCTGGTGCAGCGTCCGCCGGTGAAAAGCATGGACGGCCTGTGGCTGCCTCATGAACGTGAGGCGGTGGGGGATTTCCTCGGTCTGGCGATGGTCGGCAGCCCGCAGAAGATCCGCGCGAAGCTGGAGGTGCTGGTCGAGCAGACCCAGGCCGATGAGCTGATCTTCACCTGCGACCTGTATGAGCATGCTGATCGCCTGCATTCCTATGAGTTGCTGGCGCAGGTCATGAAGGGCTGACTACAACCCCTGTACGAGTGAGCCCGCTCGCGATGACGGCGTGTCAGCCACCCCATCCGTTGACTTAAACACCGCTATCGCGAGCAGGCTCACTCCTGCAATGGAAAATCGTTGCCCACAAAAAAGCCGACGCATTGGCGTCGGCTTTTGCATTTCAGAGGCGATCAACCGCGTTTGTAGACGATTTCCTTGGCGCCACCTTCGCAGGTGCCAACGACTGTGCCGTCACTGGCTGCACCCTTGTCGACAATCTCCAGCGAATACCCGGAAACGCCCTTGGCGTCCAGTTTCGCGGCAATCTCGCTTTTCAACTCTTCACAAGGCTTGCCAGCAGCAAACGCGCCACCCGCAAGGCTCAACAAACCTACTGCCAATATGAACTTCTTCATCGGTCGCACTCCCTGGTCGGATTAAAAGAGGCGGGCATCGGGCATCCCGATGCGCTCACCTTGTAGCGCTTTGCCATTCCTATGGCACTCGGCCAGCGCGCAAGTTCAGAAGCGTAGCCCAAACTCAGCTGCTGGCAATCCGGAAGCCGACCTTGAGCGTGACCTGGAAATGCGCAGCCTTGCCGTCCTTGATGTGGCCACGGGTGTCGACCACTTCAAACCACTCCAGATGCTTGATGCTCTTGTTCGCTTCGGCCAGTGCGTTGTTGATGGCGTCTTCGATGCTGCTGGTGGACGAGCCGACCAGCTCGACTTTCTTGTACGTGTGATGGTCACTCATGGCGATCTCCTTGGCGTGTGGAATTGACGTGTGGAATTGAGACTAGCAGTGAATCTGCACTGTTGATTTCGGTGGCCCTGCGCAAGCGAAGTTCAGATTTTCTGCACTTTCTCAAACCGCTGAAGTCCCAACCAACACACGCCACTCATCACCAATGCAGGAGAGCCACCATGGCCAACACCTCTTTACGTAAAGCCTCGTTGCAAAGCATGGAAGCCGAGATCGAGAGTCTGCTCAAATCGTTGGAAAGCCTGAAGGATGACGCTTCGGACGAGTCGCGCAAGA
Coding sequences within it:
- a CDS encoding DUF1161 domain-containing protein, with the translated sequence MKRIGLAILCSALATTVLAAPKDCEELKNEIEVKIQANAVPSYTLEIVSKEEAEKHDVAMVVGTCDNGTKAIIYQKNSN
- a CDS encoding OsmC family protein → MAIVKKASAHWAGDLKTGIGSISTETGVLREAPYGFKARFEGGKGTNPEELIGAAHAGCFSMAFSMILGDAGLKADSIDTQAEVTLDQVDGGFAITAVKLILKAKIPGATQAQFEELSTKAKEGCPVSKVLNAKITLEASLVS
- a CDS encoding LLM class flavin-dependent oxidoreductase, which gives rise to MKQLSDVKFSTLDLVPVRENGSPAQSLRNSLDLAQHVEKFGYTRFWVAEHHNMDGIASSATSVLLGYLAGGTSTIRVGSGGVMLPNHAPLVIAEQFGTLESLYPGRIDLGLGRAPGSDQMTARALRRERSGSADDFPEDVAELARFLGPRTPDQRVIAMPGTGTNVPIWLLGSSLFSAQLAGERGLPYAFASHFAPRFMHEAIRVYRNHFKPSAVLDKPYVMLGVPLVAADTDEQADYLATSVYQRILALMRGQSLVQRPPVKSMDGLWLPHEREAVGDFLGLAMVGSPQKIRAKLEVLVEQTQADELIFTCDLYEHADRLHSYELLAQVMKG
- a CDS encoding DUF1161 domain-containing protein; protein product: MKKFILAVGLLSLAGGAFAAGKPCEELKSEIAAKLDAKGVSGYSLEIVDKGAASDGTVVGTCEGGAKEIVYKRG
- a CDS encoding dodecin, whose protein sequence is MSDHHTYKKVELVGSSTSSIEDAINNALAEANKSIKHLEWFEVVDTRGHIKDGKAAHFQVTLKVGFRIASS